In Salinibaculum sp. SYNS191, the genomic window AATGGTACCGGATGGTATAGAATGGTAATGAGCGTAAGATTTATGCACTCAGGGTTGGTAGTTGGAAGTGACCGATGTCCGACGAGAGCGACGGGCCGATGTGGCCGCCCGCAATGTTCGAAGTGTTCCAGGAGACGAGTGAACAGGCAGTGGAACAACAGAAGAAGCTGCTCCAGCAGATGCTTGGCGGGGGCATGTCCGGCATGGACATGAACCAGATCAGCGCGTTGAGTCAGACTGCGACGTTTAAGACCCGTGTCCAGAGCGGGGGTCGCATCAGCATCCCCGATGCCGAGCGCGAGGCGCTCGACATAGAGGAGGGAGATATCGTCCAGACCGTCGTAATCCCGGTCAAACGCAACAGGAGTGAGTAAGTATGGTAGACTACACGACACCCGTCACTACGACATTCGAAATGCAGCGCCAGTCCATCGAACAGGGTCAGCGGGCCCTCACCCAGAGCGTCGAGCTCCAGAAGCAGATGACAACTGCGATGCTCGACAGCATGGAGAGCACGGAGTCGGCACAGCGCCGGACCGTGGAACTCCTCCAGGAGGGCATCCACAACACCCTCGACGTCATCGAGGCCAACATGCCCGGTGCCGACGCGGGAACCGAGGACGTGCGCGCTGCGGTCGACGAGCAGTTCGAGATGCTGCTGGAGAACCACGCGGAAGCCTTCGATACACTCACCGAGGAAGTCGACGAGGGTGTCGCGTCCTACGACGAGATGACCGGTGACTACCTCACGGCCGTCGAAGACCAGCTCGAACTGCTGCTCGACGCCCACGAGGAACTCGAGGTGCAGTCGGTCGAGGCCGTCGAGCAACTGGCCGAGCAGGTCGAGGAGATGCAGGACCAGATGGAAGAGATGCAGGCACAGATGCGCGACGTCTCGGAGCAGACCGTCGAGGCAGTCGAGGCGTAAACCGTCGGAATTTTTTATTCGCCACAGGTGCGAGGACATTACGATGAGCGATAGAAACCAAATGCAAGACGATTGGAACGAGATGGTAGAACAGATGAACGAGGCCGTCGCCGAGTCGGTCGAGCAGAACATGGAGGCGCAGGCGGCATTCATGGAGTCATGGAGTGACGCCTTCGACAGCTCCGTCCCCGAGGAAGACGTCATCGCCGAGGGGATGGAGGGGTACAACAGCGCCTACGAGGTCTGGATGGACGCCGCCAGCCAGATGTTCGAGAAGACCACCGACGCGGCCGAGGGCGAGGACGTCGACGCCACGGAGTTCCGCGACATCTGGCTCCAGTCGGCCAACGAGGCCTTCAAGGAGGTCATGTCCACGAGCGCCTTCGCGTCCGCGAACGGCCAGCTCGTCGAGGCGATGATGGAGATGCAACAGGAGGTCGACGAGGTCACGCAGGACACGCTCGCGCAGATGGGGATGCCAACCCGCGACGACGTCGAGGAGGTCGGCGAGCGCATCGTCGAACTGGAACGTCGCCAGCACGCGGTCGAGGAGAAACTCGACCGCATCCTCGACGCTCTAGAGGAGTAACACCATGGCATTCAACCCCCTGTCAGCGGCACTGGACGCACAGACGGACGCGCTGGAGGCGCTGACGGACGCCACGAACAAGGCCACCATCGCGCCCGAGCGCGCCGTCGAGATCGAGACCATCGACGTCGGCCAGACGCCGGCCGAGGTCGTCTACGAGGAGAACAAGCTCGAATTGCTCCGGTACGAGTCCCAGACCGACGAGCAGAACGAGGTCCCTATCCTCATCGTGTACGCGCTCATCAACAAGCCGTACATCCTCGACCTCCAGCCCGACCGCAGCGTCGTCCGCCGGCTCCTCGAAGCCGGCCACGACGTCTACATGATCGACTGGAACGAGCCCTCGCGGCTCGACCAGCACCTCGGCCTGCACGACTACATCAACCGCTACATCGACAACTGCGTCGACGTGGTGCGCGAGCGCTCGGGCCAGGACAAGATCAACCTGCTGGGGTACTGCATGGGCGGCACGATGAGCACCATCTACAGCGCGCTCAACCCCGAGAAGGTCAACGCCCTCGGCCTGATGGCCGCGGGGCTGTGCTTCGACCGCACCGGCGGGACCCTCGAAGACTGGGGCAGCGAGGAGTACTACGACCCCCAGGACGTCGTCGACGCCTTCG contains:
- a CDS encoding poly(R)-hydroxyalkanoic acid synthase subunit PhaE, with protein sequence MSDRNQMQDDWNEMVEQMNEAVAESVEQNMEAQAAFMESWSDAFDSSVPEEDVIAEGMEGYNSAYEVWMDAASQMFEKTTDAAEGEDVDATEFRDIWLQSANEAFKEVMSTSAFASANGQLVEAMMEMQQEVDEVTQDTLAQMGMPTRDDVEEVGERIVELERRQHAVEEKLDRILDALEE
- a CDS encoding AbrB/MazE/SpoVT family DNA-binding domain-containing protein, whose amino-acid sequence is MSDESDGPMWPPAMFEVFQETSEQAVEQQKKLLQQMLGGGMSGMDMNQISALSQTATFKTRVQSGGRISIPDAEREALDIEEGDIVQTVVIPVKRNRSE